From the genome of Haloferax sp. Atlit-12N:
GATTGAAGAACATCCCGAAGGACCAGCGCGTCCTCATCGGCCAGTCCCGCGTGAAGGGACACGGCGTCGGTGCGGACAACGAACTCGGTGCCGAAATCGCCGAGGAGGACATCGACGAGGTGCAGGGTGCCATCGACAGCATCCCTGTCCACGAAGTCGACGCCTTCCTCGTCGTGTCCGGGCTCGGTGGCGGCACCGGCTCCGGCGGCGCGCCGGTCCTCGCGAAACACCTCAAGCGCATCTACACCGAACCCGTCTACGGCATCGGCATCCTGCCGGGGTCCGACGAGGGTGGTATCTACACGCTCAACGCCGCGCGCTCCTTCCAGACGTTCGTCCGCGAGGTCGACAACCTCCTCGTGTTCGACAACGACGCCTGGCGGAAGACCGGCGAGTCGGTACAGGGGGGGTACGACGAGATCAACGAGGAGATCGTCAACCGATTCGGCGTGCTGTTCGGCGCCGGCGAGGTCAAAGACGGACAGGAGGTCGCGGAGTCCGTCGTCGACTCATCGGAGATTATCAACACGCTCGCCGGCGGCGGCGTCTCGACCGTCGGCTACGCCTCCGAGGGCGTCGAACCGCGGAAGAACAAGGGCGGCGGCCTCCTGTCCCGGCTGACAGGCGGCGACGAGCCCGACGACAACCTCGACACCGCACACACGACCAACCGAATCACGAGCCTCGTTCGCAAGGCTGCGCTCGGTCGACTCACGCTCCCGTGTGAGATCGAAGGCGCGGAGCGCGCGCTGCTCGTCCTCGCTGGTCCGCCGGAGCATCTGAACCGGAAAGGCATAGAGCGCGGGCGGAAGTGGATCGAGGAGCAGACCGGTTCCATGGAAGTTCGCGGCGGCGACTACCCGATTCCGGGCGCGGGGAAGGTGGCGAGTGTCATCCTCCTGTCGGGCGTGACGAACGTCCCGCGCATCAAGGAGCTACAGCAGGTCGCCATCGAAGCGCAGGATAACATCGAAGAGATCCGTCAAGAGAGCGATTCGAATCTGGAGAACCTCATAAACGATGACGAAGACGAACTGGAGTCGCTTTTCTAAGCTGGCGCTCGCGCTCGTCGTGCTCCTGTCGGCCCTCGCGGGCCCGGCGGGGGCGGTGAGCGTCGCGTCCGAGGACGTTCCCAACGAGGCGCAGGTCGGTTCACAGGTGACCGCGGCGGCCACCCTCGATGAACTGTACAGGAACCCGCAACTCGAATCGTGGACGCTCGCGGGCGAGACCGACCTAGAAGACGTGACGTGGACCGTCACGTACTACGACCAGACGGGTGCGAAAGTCGACCAGCAGTCCTTCGACGGGCAGAATTTCAGCGGCGCGCAAGTCGCCGCTGGCGACGGCACGAGCGAAGTGGAAATCTCCGTGACGGGGACCGTCCCCGAGGTCGAGGCGTACTCCTACGACCCCGCGCAGACGTTCACGCTCATCTCGCTCGACCAGACCCGCGAAGGTGGCTCCAGTAACGATATCGACACGTGGACGGCCCACCACTACACCGAAGACAGCGCCGCCGCGCGCGCCGAACTCGACAGCGCGCAGGCCGCGATTCAGAGTGCGAGTGGGGCCAACACGCAACAAGCCCAGCAGACGTTCAACAACGCTGTCGAAGCGTTCAACGGCGAAGAGTTCAACCTCGCGACGAACCTCGCCAACGAGGCCGAGACCAGCGCGAACCAGGCACAGCAGTCGAGTCAGACGACCCAACTGCTCATCTACGCCGCGGGCGGCCTGCTCGTCGTCGCGCTCATCGCCGGTGGATTCCTCTACTGGCGGTCCCAGCAGACGACCTACGACAAACTGGGCTGATTCTCCGTGCGAGTCGTCGTTCCCTTCGGGGGACGAACGCCGAAGACCCGACTCGCCCCGTTTTTCGACGCCGACGAGCGACGCGAGTTCGCCGTCTCGATGCTCCGCGACGTGCTCGACGCGGTCCGCGCGGCCGACGGTGACCCGAGCGTCGTCGCTGACGCGCCCGTGTCGGTCGATGCGCCAGTCACCGTAGACGACCGGCCGCTCACCGACGTCGTGGGCGACAAACTCGATGAACTCGGCGGCGACCCGGTCGCGGTCGTCATGGCCGATCTCGCGCT
Proteins encoded in this window:
- a CDS encoding tubulin/FtsZ family protein, with product MKLAMIGFGQAGGKVVDKFVEYDRERNAGIVRAAVAVNSAKADLLGLKNIPKDQRVLIGQSRVKGHGVGADNELGAEIAEEDIDEVQGAIDSIPVHEVDAFLVVSGLGGGTGSGGAPVLAKHLKRIYTEPVYGIGILPGSDEGGIYTLNAARSFQTFVREVDNLLVFDNDAWRKTGESVQGGYDEINEEIVNRFGVLFGAGEVKDGQEVAESVVDSSEIINTLAGGGVSTVGYASEGVEPRKNKGGGLLSRLTGGDEPDDNLDTAHTTNRITSLVRKAALGRLTLPCEIEGAERALLVLAGPPEHLNRKGIERGRKWIEEQTGSMEVRGGDYPIPGAGKVASVILLSGVTNVPRIKELQQVAIEAQDNIEEIRQESDSNLENLINDDEDELESLF